CCCAGAGGGTCCACCTGCATTGATATCATATTTATATGGAGCAAATATTAAAATTTTATCTTTTATCATTTTTCTTTCCTTATTAAAAATTCTTGACTACATCTAACGCTTTCTCAACTACTTGGTGCATATCGTAGTATTTATATTCGGCTAACCGCCCACCAAAGATAACATTGGAGTTTTGATCAGCAAGGGTTTTATATTTTTGATAAATAACTTGATTTTTATCATCATTAATAGGGTAATACGCTTCATTATCCTTAGAAAAGTCAGCGGGATACTCACGTGTAATAATCGTTTTAGGTTGAGTTCCGAACTCAAAATGCTTATGCTCAATAATTCTTGTATAAGGAATTTCTCTTTCTGTATAATTTACTACGGCGTTGCCTTGGTAATTTTCTGTATCCAAAACCTCAGTTTCAAAATTTAAGCTTCTATAATCTAAACTTCCATATTGTAGATCAAAAAACTCATCAATTTTTCCTGTATAAACAATCTTTTCTGCTAAATTATCCCAATACTCTTTATCTTTTAAATAATCAGTATTGAGTCGTACTTCAATTCCTTCGAGCATTTTTTCAATAAGTAAAGTGTATCCTCCAATAGGGACACCTTGATATAAATCATTAAAATAATTATTGTCAAAGGTAAAACGGAATGGTAATCGGCGAATAATAAATGCCGGAATCTCTGTAGCAGGTCTTCCCCATTGCTTTTCAGTATATCCTTTAATTAGTTTTTCATAAATATCTTTTCCACCTAAAATTAATGCTTGCTCTTCCAAATTTTTAGGCTCAGTGATATGTTTATATTCTAATTTTTGCTCTTCTATTTTTGC
The sequence above is a segment of the Mannheimia bovis genome. Coding sequences within it:
- the glf gene encoding UDP-galactopyranose mutase, which encodes MEKKYDYLIVGSGLFGSIFACEMTKKGKKCLVLERRNHIAGNIYTEEQEGIQVHKYGAHIFHTSNKEVWDYVNSFVEFNRYTNTPIANYKGELYNLPFNMNTFYQLWGVKTPAEAKAKIEEQKLEYKHITEPKNLEEQALILGGKDIYEKLIKGYTEKQWGRPATEIPAFIIRRLPFRFTFDNNYFNDLYQGVPIGGYTLLIEKMLEGIEVRLNTDYLKDKEYWDNLAEKIVYTGKIDEFFDLQYGSLDYRSLNFETEVLDTENYQGNAVVNYTEREIPYTRIIEHKHFEFGTQPKTIITREYPADFSKDNEAYYPINDDKNQVIYQKYKTLADQNSNVIFGGRLAEYKYYDMHQVVEKALDVVKNF